One region of Actinomycetota bacterium genomic DNA includes:
- a CDS encoding FAD-linked oxidase C-terminal domain-containing protein — protein MATFRGLVGDARVLAHPDALSTYESDGLLTYRVSPMVAVLPETADEVQGIVRACAQAGIPWVARGSGTGLSGGAVPVEGGVLIVLSRMRRIIQVDLANERVVAQPGVRNAAITAAVAPTHFYPPDPSSQVVCSLGGNVAENSGGAHCFKYGFTTNYVTGLEVVLPDGDIVTLGGAELDHPGYDLIGAFVGSEGTLGVATKITVRIRRLPAEIRTLVAYFPSIEQAGQAVTDIVGAGVVPAALEIMDRLTITACEQATHAGHPADAGAALVVEIDGAPGECEGPFGHVQDICQANGCSGIRVARDEVERQLIWKSRKSAFAAMGRISPDYYVQDGVVPRTMLPAVLGRIGELSAQYGLAVANVFHAGDGNLHPLICYDHSVPGESERAEALASDIIEACVAAGGSLTGEHGIGIDKARHMGRMFSGADLDAFSRLRCAFDPAGLANPGKVMPTPRLCGEVPGPFRQHPLERAGVAERF, from the coding sequence ATTGCGACCTTCCGGGGCTTGGTGGGAGACGCCCGGGTCTTGGCGCACCCGGATGCCCTGAGCACCTACGAGTCGGACGGCCTGCTCACCTACCGGGTGTCGCCGATGGTGGCGGTGCTGCCCGAGACCGCGGACGAGGTCCAGGGCATCGTGCGGGCCTGCGCCCAGGCGGGGATCCCCTGGGTGGCCCGGGGGTCGGGGACCGGTCTTTCCGGCGGGGCCGTGCCGGTCGAGGGCGGCGTGCTCATCGTGCTCTCCCGCATGCGCCGGATCATCCAGGTGGACCTGGCCAACGAGCGGGTGGTGGCCCAGCCCGGGGTGCGCAACGCGGCGATCACCGCGGCGGTGGCCCCCACGCACTTCTACCCGCCGGACCCCTCCAGCCAGGTCGTGTGCTCTCTGGGGGGCAACGTCGCCGAGAACTCCGGCGGCGCCCACTGCTTCAAGTACGGCTTCACCACCAACTACGTCACCGGCCTGGAGGTGGTGCTTCCCGACGGCGACATCGTGACGCTGGGCGGGGCGGAGCTCGACCACCCGGGCTACGACCTGATCGGTGCCTTCGTGGGGTCGGAGGGGACGCTGGGTGTCGCCACCAAGATCACCGTCCGCATCCGGCGCCTGCCCGCCGAGATCCGTACCCTCGTGGCCTACTTCCCCTCCATCGAGCAGGCCGGCCAGGCCGTGACCGACATCGTGGGAGCCGGGGTGGTCCCGGCCGCGCTCGAGATCATGGACCGGCTCACCATCACCGCCTGCGAGCAGGCGACCCACGCCGGCCATCCCGCCGACGCCGGCGCCGCCCTGGTGGTGGAGATCGACGGCGCGCCGGGGGAGTGTGAGGGCCCCTTCGGCCACGTGCAGGACATCTGCCAGGCGAACGGGTGCTCCGGGATCAGGGTGGCGCGCGACGAGGTGGAGCGCCAGCTGATCTGGAAGTCGCGCAAGTCGGCGTTCGCCGCTATGGGGCGGATCTCGCCCGACTACTACGTCCAGGACGGCGTGGTGCCCCGCACGATGCTGCCCGCGGTCCTGGGCCGGATCGGTGAGCTGTCGGCCCAGTACGGGCTGGCGGTGGCGAACGTCTTCCACGCCGGCGACGGCAATCTGCACCCGCTGATCTGCTACGACCACTCTGTTCCGGGCGAATCTGAGCGGGCCGAGGCGCTGGCCTCCGACATCATCGAAGCGTGCGTGGCGGCCGGCGGCTCCCTGACCGGGGAGCACGGCATCGGCATCGACAAGGCCCGGCACATGGGGCGGATGTTCTCCGGGGCCGACCTGGATGCCTTCAGCCGCCTCCGGTGCGCCTTCGACCCGGCGGGCCTCGCCAACCCGGGCAAGGTCATGCCCACCCCCCGCCTGTGCGGGGAGGTCCCGGGTCCCTTCCGCCAGCACCCGTTGGAGCGGGCCGGCGTTGCCGAGCGTTTCTGA
- a CDS encoding FAD-binding oxidoreductase translates to MLAPATPGEVAEVLADAAAEGRSVRPVGGGTKLGWGRPFPEPGLVVSTSGLAGVVEYNAADLTVVVQAGVRLDELQAVLAGRGQMLPLDPPSADATVGGIVATADSGPLRHSAGGVRDLVLGITVALSDGTVARAGGKVIKNVAGYDLGKLYAGSFGTLGVIVEVALRLHPVPGERASAVGRSADPAALQSAVSALMAAPLTLRALDVAWGEGAGSVLAEVAGAGAAGRLAAGAAVMESAGLAVEPAQEGGALWEAQRSGQRSGGPRGQGEGAVVRVSGLPAELGRVLAALPAGASLVGRGGLGLSWVRLPAGSDEETARAVSALRAALAPRPCVVLDAPPGVRELVDVWGPVDPVRAALDRRVRERFDPAGIMNPGVL, encoded by the coding sequence GTGCTCGCTCCCGCTACGCCCGGGGAGGTCGCAGAGGTCCTGGCCGATGCGGCGGCCGAGGGCCGGAGTGTGCGCCCGGTGGGGGGCGGAACGAAGCTCGGCTGGGGCCGCCCGTTCCCCGAGCCGGGTCTCGTGGTTTCCACCTCGGGCCTGGCTGGCGTGGTGGAGTACAACGCCGCCGATCTCACGGTCGTGGTCCAGGCGGGCGTTCGGCTGGACGAGCTGCAGGCGGTGCTCGCCGGACGGGGCCAGATGCTGCCGCTGGACCCGCCCTCCGCCGACGCCACCGTGGGGGGCATCGTCGCCACTGCCGACTCGGGGCCCCTGCGCCACTCGGCCGGCGGGGTGCGGGACCTCGTGCTGGGGATTACCGTGGCGCTCTCGGACGGGACGGTTGCCCGGGCGGGCGGGAAGGTGATCAAGAACGTCGCGGGCTACGACCTGGGCAAGCTGTACGCCGGTTCGTTCGGCACCCTGGGGGTCATCGTCGAAGTGGCCCTGCGCCTGCACCCGGTGCCCGGCGAGCGGGCGTCGGCAGTGGGCCGGTCGGCGGATCCGGCAGCACTCCAGTCGGCCGTGAGCGCCCTGATGGCGGCCCCGCTCACGCTGCGGGCCCTCGATGTTGCCTGGGGGGAGGGGGCTGGGTCGGTGCTTGCCGAGGTGGCGGGCGCAGGGGCCGCCGGCCGCCTCGCGGCGGGGGCGGCGGTGATGGAATCGGCGGGCCTGGCGGTGGAACCGGCTCAGGAAGGCGGAGCCCTCTGGGAGGCCCAGCGCTCGGGACAGCGCAGCGGCGGTCCTCGGGGGCAGGGCGAGGGTGCCGTGGTGCGGGTGTCGGGGCTGCCGGCGGAGCTCGGAAGGGTGCTGGCCGCACTCCCCGCAGGAGCATCGTTGGTGGGGCGCGGCGGTCTGGGGCTCTCCTGGGTCCGCCTTCCGGCCGGCTCCGACGAGGAGACCGCCCGGGCCGTCTCGGCGCTTCGGGCAGCGCTGGCGCCCCGGCCCTGCGTGGTGCTCGATGCACCCCCCGGGGTGCGGGAGCTGGTGGATGTGTGGGGTCCGGTCGATCCCGTCCGGGCCGCCCTCGACCGCCGGGTCCGGGAGCGCTTCGATCCAGCGGGCATCATGAACCCAGGAGTTCTCTGA
- a CDS encoding heterodisulfide reductase-related iron-sulfur binding cluster: protein MSAFDAHRPPDAALIADCVHCGFCLPSCPTYVLDGLETDSPRGRIVLMGDGLTPAGRLSAEVVSHFDSCLGCMACVTACPSGVQYDRLIEATRAQVERNFERPPEDRAWRWLLLAVLTRPALLAAATALVPFARPLDGLLGRFPRLQALLALTPPPRPAPPVPVPVPEVTRPVRARVGMLLGCANRVFFSRVNDATARVLAAEGCEVVVPPEAGCCGALPLHAGFEGDARRRARALIAAFQDCDVVVVNAAGCGSAMKEYVHLLGDEPQWARRAEDFSAKTRDVNEFLAQLSPRAERHPLPVRVAYHDACHLAHAQGIRAEPRELLRAIPGLTLQEPPEWEICCGSAGIYNLLEVETARRLRDRKAENLAGTGAEVVAAANPGCSLQIEAGLRARGTPVPVLHPVEILDASFRAASEAEGRALLGI, encoded by the coding sequence ATGTCCGCTTTCGATGCCCACCGCCCGCCGGACGCCGCCCTCATTGCCGACTGCGTCCACTGCGGCTTCTGTCTGCCCAGTTGCCCCACCTACGTCCTGGACGGGCTGGAGACCGACTCGCCCCGGGGCCGGATCGTGCTCATGGGCGACGGCCTCACCCCCGCCGGCCGGCTCTCCGCCGAGGTCGTGTCGCACTTCGACTCCTGCCTCGGGTGCATGGCGTGCGTGACCGCCTGCCCGTCGGGGGTGCAGTACGACCGCCTGATCGAGGCGACCCGGGCGCAGGTCGAGCGCAACTTCGAGCGGCCGCCGGAGGACCGCGCCTGGCGCTGGCTTCTCCTGGCGGTGCTCACCCGCCCGGCGCTCCTGGCGGCGGCGACCGCTTTGGTGCCCTTCGCCCGGCCGCTCGACGGACTCCTCGGGAGGTTCCCCCGCCTGCAGGCCCTCCTGGCCCTCACCCCGCCACCCCGCCCGGCGCCCCCTGTCCCTGTCCCCGTCCCCGAGGTCACGAGACCGGTCCGGGCCCGGGTCGGGATGCTCCTCGGGTGCGCCAACCGGGTGTTCTTCTCCCGGGTCAACGACGCCACCGCCCGGGTACTGGCCGCCGAGGGCTGCGAGGTGGTCGTACCGCCGGAGGCGGGCTGCTGCGGCGCCCTGCCCCTGCACGCCGGGTTCGAAGGCGATGCCCGCCGCCGGGCGCGGGCGCTCATCGCCGCCTTCCAGGACTGCGACGTGGTGGTGGTGAACGCGGCGGGGTGCGGCTCCGCCATGAAGGAGTACGTCCACCTGCTGGGCGATGAGCCCCAGTGGGCGCGCCGGGCCGAGGACTTCTCGGCGAAGACCCGGGACGTGAACGAGTTCCTGGCCCAGCTCAGTCCCCGGGCGGAGCGCCACCCGCTCCCGGTGCGCGTGGCGTACCACGACGCCTGCCACCTGGCCCACGCCCAGGGCATCCGGGCGGAGCCCCGGGAGCTCCTGCGGGCAATCCCGGGGTTGACCCTCCAGGAGCCGCCGGAGTGGGAGATCTGCTGCGGGTCGGCAGGGATCTACAACCTGCTGGAGGTGGAGACCGCCCGGCGCCTCCGGGACCGCAAGGCAGAGAACCTGGCAGGCACGGGGGCCGAGGTGGTGGCGGCCGCCAACCCGGGATGCTCGCTGCAGATCGAGGCCGGCCTGCGCGCCCGGGGGACGCCGGTGCCCGTGCTGCACCCCGTGGAGATCCTGGACGCCTCATTCCGGGCCGCGAGCGAGGCCGAAGGGCGAGCGCTCCTCGGCATTTGA
- a CDS encoding ABC transporter permease, whose translation MASTTLEPVEPVEVVPVRETAGTLTEALRAVRVVWRRELIRWARNRTRIITALVQPLLFLIVLGTGLADLLPKQPGSVDFKTFMFPGVLAMIVLFTAIFSAVSIVWDREFGFMREMMVAPVPRAALVVGKCLGGATVATVQGTILLVLAGVVHVPYNPLLIITLLLEMALTAFALTSFGVLVASRMEQVESFQVVMQMFVLPMFFLAGAVFPLYGLPGWLEIATRLDPLSYGVDAIRRAIYSHLHLGTTSAFTQPLTWGHTVVPVGVELGIVALVGLVMVGGAIVQFSRTD comes from the coding sequence GTGGCGTCGACCACCCTCGAGCCCGTCGAGCCCGTCGAGGTCGTCCCGGTCCGCGAGACCGCCGGCACCCTGACCGAGGCGCTCCGGGCGGTGCGGGTCGTGTGGCGCCGGGAGTTGATCCGCTGGGCGCGCAACCGCACCCGCATCATCACCGCCCTGGTCCAGCCGTTGCTGTTCCTGATCGTCCTGGGCACCGGGCTGGCCGACCTCCTGCCCAAGCAGCCGGGCAGCGTCGACTTCAAGACCTTCATGTTCCCGGGCGTCCTGGCGATGATCGTGCTCTTCACCGCCATCTTCTCGGCCGTCTCCATCGTGTGGGACCGGGAGTTCGGCTTCATGCGGGAGATGATGGTCGCCCCCGTCCCCCGGGCCGCCCTGGTCGTGGGCAAGTGCCTGGGCGGGGCGACGGTGGCCACCGTCCAGGGCACCATCCTGCTGGTCCTGGCGGGCGTGGTGCACGTGCCCTACAACCCGCTGCTGATCATCACGCTCCTGCTCGAGATGGCCCTGACCGCTTTCGCCCTCACCTCCTTCGGCGTGCTGGTGGCCAGCCGCATGGAGCAGGTGGAGTCCTTCCAGGTGGTCATGCAGATGTTCGTCCTGCCGATGTTCTTCCTCGCCGGGGCGGTCTTCCCGCTGTACGGCCTGCCCGGCTGGCTGGAGATCGCCACCCGCCTCGACCCGCTCAGCTATGGAGTCGACGCCATCCGGCGGGCGATCTACTCCCACCTGCACCTGGGGACTACCTCGGCGTTCACCCAGCCACTGACGTGGGGCCACACCGTGGTGCCGGTCGGCGTGGAGCTGGGCATCGTCGCCCTGGTGGGCCTGGTGATGGTGGGCGGGGCCATCGTGCAGTTCTCCCGCACCGACTGA
- a CDS encoding ATP-binding cassette domain-containing protein, which produces MSSTATEVGEALAAEVVPAIDARGLRKAFGDFEAVRGVNFQVQPGETYGFLGPNGAGKSTTISMLCTLLKPTGGAARVAGYDVVTGRADVRRRIGLVFQDSTLDDYLTADENLRFHAELYGVPRSLVAGRVQQVLEMVGLWERRKGIVRTFSGGMKRRLEIARGLLHSPRVLFLDEPTVGLDPQTRLHIWRYINELKRREQITMFLTTHYMEEAEYCDRIAIMDNGVIVVEGTPEELKAGVGKDRVQIRTNDDALATARLKELFGLEATESEGTLTLHVAGGEAFIPRLFAELGVGIRSVSVARPTLDDVFMEHTGRTIRDAESSGNERLKTNPVVRMRTRSR; this is translated from the coding sequence GTGAGTTCGACCGCCACCGAGGTCGGCGAGGCCCTGGCCGCCGAGGTCGTTCCCGCCATCGACGCCCGGGGCCTGCGCAAGGCCTTCGGCGACTTCGAGGCGGTCCGGGGGGTCAACTTCCAAGTGCAGCCGGGCGAGACCTACGGCTTCCTGGGGCCCAACGGGGCGGGCAAGTCCACCACCATCTCGATGCTGTGCACGCTGCTGAAGCCCACCGGTGGCGCCGCCCGGGTGGCCGGGTACGACGTCGTCACCGGGCGGGCGGACGTCCGGCGGCGCATCGGGCTGGTCTTCCAGGACTCCACCCTGGACGACTACCTCACCGCCGACGAGAACCTCCGCTTCCACGCCGAGCTCTACGGCGTGCCCCGCAGCCTGGTGGCCGGCCGCGTCCAGCAGGTCCTGGAGATGGTGGGCCTGTGGGAACGCCGGAAGGGCATCGTGCGCACCTTCTCGGGGGGCATGAAGCGGCGCCTTGAGATCGCCCGGGGCCTGCTGCACTCGCCCCGGGTGCTCTTCCTGGACGAGCCCACCGTCGGCCTCGACCCGCAGACCCGCCTGCACATCTGGCGCTACATCAACGAGCTGAAGCGCCGGGAGCAGATCACGATGTTCCTCACCACCCACTACATGGAAGAGGCCGAGTACTGCGACCGCATCGCCATCATGGACAACGGTGTGATCGTGGTCGAGGGCACCCCGGAGGAGCTGAAGGCCGGGGTGGGCAAGGACCGGGTGCAGATCCGCACGAACGACGACGCCCTCGCCACCGCCCGGCTGAAGGAGCTGTTCGGGCTGGAGGCCACCGAGAGCGAGGGCACGCTGACCCTGCACGTCGCCGGCGGGGAGGCTTTCATCCCCCGCCTGTTCGCCGAGCTCGGGGTGGGCATCCGGTCGGTCAGCGTCGCCCGGCCCACCCTGGACGACGTGTTCATGGAGCACACCGGCCGCACCATCCGGGACGCCGAGTCCTCGGGAAATGAGCGGCTGAAGACCAACCCGGTGGTCCGGATGCGGACGAGGAGCCGGTAG
- a CDS encoding MarR family transcriptional regulator — MSTNYLAEAAHDSELSTIDRSLTILRRWGNLPRIRERYEAVMGNTPIDKASYRLLVRLDEQGPSRLSDLAERVGVDLSTASRQVHALQAAGFVAREAVEEDRRAALLRVTDAGKAMVGHILEARRTVITELLAGWTPEERDELARILGRLADDIVAYGCRPAEPGAEL; from the coding sequence GTGTCTACCAACTATCTCGCCGAGGCAGCGCACGACTCCGAGCTTTCCACCATCGACCGGTCGCTCACCATCCTGCGCCGCTGGGGAAACCTCCCGCGCATCCGGGAACGCTACGAGGCCGTGATGGGCAACACGCCCATCGACAAGGCCAGCTACCGGCTCCTCGTCCGGCTGGACGAGCAGGGGCCCTCGCGGCTGTCCGACCTCGCCGAGCGGGTCGGCGTCGACCTCTCCACCGCCAGCCGCCAGGTGCACGCGCTGCAGGCGGCGGGCTTCGTCGCCCGGGAGGCGGTCGAGGAGGACCGGCGGGCGGCGCTGCTCCGGGTGACCGACGCCGGCAAGGCCATGGTCGGCCACATCCTGGAGGCCCGGCGCACCGTCATCACCGAGCTCCTGGCCGGCTGGACACCGGAGGAGCGGGACGAGCTCGCCCGGATCCTCGGCCGCCTGGCGGACGACATCGTCGCCTACGGCTGCCGGCCGGCCGAGCCGGGAGCCGAGCTGTGA
- a CDS encoding MFS transporter has product MTDTETTTHDRYKWVALSNTTLGIFMAALDSSIVIISLPAIFRGIKLNPLLPSNIGYLLWMLMGYLVVTAVLVVTLGRIGDMLGRVKMYNLGFLIFTVASAGLSLTPWVGSAGAMWLILGRVVQGVGGALLMANSTAILTDAFPVEERGTAMGINMIAGIVGSFIGLVVGGILADVNWRLVFWVNVPVGIFGTVWAYMKLRELGTRNPARLDWWGNITFAVGLVAILVGITYGIQPYGGHTMGWTSPLVLTLMFGGLAVLIAFAVIERRVPRPMFDMKLFGIRAFTAGNIASLLSSIGRGGLQFMVVIWLQGIWLPLHGYSFESTPLWAGIYMLPITAGFLVAGPVSGWLSDRYGARPFATGGMLLAAATFGLLMTLPANFNYIAFGALLFSNGIGFGLFAAPNITGIMNAVPARERGSASGMRATFQNSGMLLSIGLFFSLMIAGLASALPHTMSSGLVAQGIQPAVATKVANLPPVGSLFAAFLGYNPMKTLLGPALHALPPARAAVITGKTFFPQLISGPFIHGLRIVFTASVILSLVAAAASWLRGSKYVHAEVPAEVVPVVSLAAGVEVEP; this is encoded by the coding sequence ATGACCGACACCGAGACGACGACCCACGATCGCTACAAGTGGGTGGCATTGTCCAACACGACCCTGGGCATCTTCATGGCGGCCCTGGACTCGTCCATCGTCATCATCTCGCTGCCCGCCATCTTCCGGGGCATCAAGCTGAACCCCCTGCTGCCGAGCAACATCGGCTACCTGCTCTGGATGCTGATGGGCTACCTGGTGGTGACCGCCGTGCTGGTGGTGACGCTGGGGCGCATCGGCGACATGCTGGGCCGGGTCAAGATGTACAACCTGGGCTTCCTCATCTTCACCGTGGCCTCCGCCGGTCTCTCGCTGACGCCCTGGGTGGGCAGCGCCGGGGCCATGTGGTTGATCCTCGGCCGGGTGGTCCAGGGAGTGGGCGGGGCGCTCCTCATGGCCAACTCCACCGCCATCCTGACCGACGCCTTCCCGGTGGAGGAGCGGGGTACGGCGATGGGCATCAACATGATCGCCGGCATCGTCGGGTCGTTCATCGGCCTGGTGGTGGGCGGCATCCTGGCCGACGTCAACTGGCGGCTGGTGTTCTGGGTCAACGTCCCGGTGGGCATCTTCGGCACCGTCTGGGCCTACATGAAGCTGCGGGAGCTGGGCACCCGCAACCCGGCCCGGCTCGACTGGTGGGGCAACATCACCTTCGCGGTGGGCCTGGTGGCGATCCTCGTCGGCATCACCTACGGCATCCAGCCCTACGGGGGCCACACGATGGGCTGGACCAGCCCGCTGGTGCTGACCCTGATGTTCGGCGGCCTGGCCGTGCTCATCGCCTTCGCCGTCATCGAGCGCCGGGTGCCCCGGCCGATGTTCGACATGAAGCTGTTCGGCATCCGGGCGTTCACCGCGGGCAACATCGCCTCGCTGCTGTCCTCCATCGGGCGAGGGGGCCTGCAGTTCATGGTGGTGATCTGGCTGCAGGGCATCTGGCTGCCCCTGCACGGCTACAGCTTCGAGAGCACCCCGCTCTGGGCGGGCATCTACATGCTGCCGATCACGGCCGGGTTCCTCGTGGCCGGCCCGGTCTCGGGCTGGCTGTCGGACCGGTATGGCGCGCGCCCGTTCGCCACCGGAGGCATGCTGCTGGCGGCTGCCACCTTCGGCCTCCTCATGACCCTGCCCGCCAACTTCAACTACATCGCCTTCGGCGCCCTGCTGTTCAGCAACGGCATCGGCTTCGGCCTGTTCGCCGCCCCCAACATCACCGGGATCATGAACGCCGTGCCCGCCCGCGAACGGGGTTCGGCCTCCGGGATGCGGGCGACCTTCCAGAACAGCGGCATGCTGCTGTCCATCGGGCTGTTCTTCTCGCTCATGATCGCCGGGCTGGCCTCCGCCCTGCCGCACACGATGAGCAGCGGGCTGGTTGCCCAGGGCATCCAGCCGGCCGTGGCAACGAAGGTGGCCAACCTGCCACCGGTGGGCAGCCTGTTCGCCGCCTTCCTGGGCTACAACCCAATGAAGACGTTGCTCGGCCCCGCCCTGCACGCGCTGCCGCCGGCCCGGGCGGCGGTCATCACCGGCAAGACCTTCTTCCCCCAGCTCATTTCCGGACCGTTCATCCATGGACTGCGCATCGTGTTCACCGCCTCGGTGATCCTCTCGCTGGTGGCCGCCGCCGCCTCCTGGCTGCGGGGCTCGAAGTACGTGCACGCCGAGGTGCCGGCCGAGGTGGTGCCGGTCGTGTCGCTCGCCGCGGGGGTCGAGGTCGAACCGTAG
- a CDS encoding D-alanyl-D-alanine carboxypeptidase family protein, whose amino-acid sequence MLAKRRAAVLLVLAVILAACGSKNAASPSRPTSPSPSAPASGVPSAVAPSTVVPSPVLSPSASPAKSPAAVPVTPNPSISPLPSPGVHLAGAISPKNVPNAVPGATNGSMTAGLLIYVDRNCDAYRPAATSLERLFTIARAEGVGLASQRCYRPLQIQQADRSSACTSGNCACAAVGGTSMHGWGEAVDFADASGSVDTFTSPTYKWLVAEAARFGWNHPGWAVPGGGPCPEPWHWEWVGDGGGFHAPPIMANVVAGVPTTDGKGYRIVTGLGGVSNHGSAGSGSVTTGLSLNRVLVGGAPAPQNPVGGYWLVAADGGVFALGGAPFYGAVPSAGPVGSGPTIAGMAATPDGQGYWLLSTTGQVFNFGDAPALTGPSGGGRYFVGIASTPSGKGAWVASSDGQVTALGDAQSIATPVVNRAADPVMAICSAPSGQGFWLATANGRVSAFGSAADHGSIPTNPPEPVVSIATTPSGQGYWLTTADGSVYALGDAPYLGGG is encoded by the coding sequence ATGTTGGCGAAACGTCGGGCCGCAGTGCTGCTGGTGCTGGCAGTGATCTTGGCGGCGTGTGGCTCCAAAAACGCTGCCAGCCCCAGCCGCCCCACCTCTCCCAGCCCCTCCGCGCCGGCGAGCGGCGTGCCCAGCGCGGTGGCTCCCAGCACCGTGGTCCCCAGCCCCGTCCTCAGTCCCTCGGCCAGCCCAGCCAAGAGTCCCGCAGCCGTCCCGGTGACCCCGAACCCCTCGATCTCCCCGCTGCCCAGCCCGGGCGTGCACCTGGCCGGCGCCATCTCGCCCAAGAACGTGCCCAACGCGGTCCCGGGGGCCACCAACGGGTCGATGACCGCCGGGCTCCTGATCTACGTCGACCGCAACTGCGACGCCTACCGGCCGGCGGCCACCAGCCTGGAGCGGCTGTTCACCATCGCCCGGGCCGAGGGCGTCGGCCTGGCCTCCCAGCGCTGCTACCGGCCGTTGCAGATCCAGCAGGCGGACCGGAGCAGCGCGTGCACGTCGGGCAACTGCGCGTGCGCGGCGGTGGGCGGCACCTCGATGCACGGCTGGGGCGAGGCGGTCGACTTCGCCGACGCCAGTGGCTCGGTCGACACCTTCACCTCGCCGACCTACAAGTGGCTGGTGGCCGAGGCGGCCCGCTTCGGGTGGAACCACCCGGGTTGGGCGGTCCCCGGCGGCGGGCCGTGCCCGGAACCCTGGCACTGGGAGTGGGTCGGCGACGGTGGGGGGTTCCACGCGCCGCCGATCATGGCCAACGTCGTGGCCGGGGTGCCCACCACCGACGGCAAGGGCTACCGGATCGTCACCGGGCTGGGCGGTGTGTCCAACCACGGCTCCGCCGGGTCGGGCAGCGTGACCACCGGGCTCAGCCTCAACCGGGTCCTGGTGGGCGGGGCGCCCGCTCCCCAGAACCCGGTTGGCGGCTACTGGCTGGTTGCCGCCGACGGCGGCGTCTTCGCCCTGGGAGGCGCCCCGTTCTACGGGGCGGTCCCCTCCGCCGGGCCGGTGGGCTCGGGGCCGACCATCGCCGGCATGGCGGCCACCCCCGACGGCCAGGGCTACTGGCTCCTCTCGACCACCGGCCAGGTCTTCAACTTCGGCGACGCCCCGGCCCTCACCGGCCCGTCGGGCGGCGGGCGCTACTTCGTCGGGATCGCCTCGACCCCGTCGGGGAAGGGGGCCTGGGTGGCGTCGTCCGACGGCCAGGTGACCGCTTTGGGCGACGCCCAGTCGATCGCGACACCGGTGGTCAACCGGGCCGCCGATCCGGTGATGGCGATCTGCTCGGCCCCCTCGGGGCAGGGCTTCTGGCTGGCCACCGCCAACGGCCGGGTGTCGGCCTTCGGGTCGGCCGCCGACCACGGGTCGATCCCCACCAATCCCCCCGAGCCGGTGGTGTCGATCGCCACCACACCGTCGGGCCAGGGCTACTGGCTCACGACCGCCGACGGCAGCGTGTACGCCCTCGGCGACGCCCCGTACCTCGGAGGCGGCTAA
- the folE gene encoding GTP cyclohydrolase I FolE: MSENARQFDPQDALSADEPLGLSLLADDEEEEPFAWDHLTPRNISPEQMSRYEGYMREIFGSLGMNLDTPGTRRTPERFLKAMLDSTSGYEGDPRLLTAFPTECRGGPDCRLSQVIEGPIQFFALCEHHSLPFFGVAHVGYVPHEMIIGISKLTRLVRLFGRRFTVQERIGVEIADTLVKVLEPHGVAVHLAATHLCTQMRGVKEEQSRTWTSFWRGSYERDPAMRDEFLRTVGISGR, translated from the coding sequence ATGTCGGAGAACGCGCGCCAGTTCGACCCGCAGGACGCCTTATCGGCCGATGAGCCGCTCGGGCTGTCCCTGCTCGCCGACGACGAGGAGGAGGAGCCCTTCGCCTGGGATCACCTGACTCCACGGAACATTTCGCCCGAGCAGATGTCCCGCTACGAGGGCTACATGCGGGAGATCTTCGGGTCCCTCGGCATGAACCTGGACACCCCGGGCACCCGGCGCACTCCGGAGCGCTTCCTGAAGGCGATGCTCGACTCGACGTCGGGCTACGAGGGCGACCCCCGCCTCCTGACCGCCTTCCCCACCGAGTGCCGGGGGGGCCCCGACTGCCGGTTGAGCCAGGTGATCGAGGGCCCGATCCAGTTCTTCGCTTTGTGCGAGCACCACTCGCTGCCGTTCTTCGGGGTGGCCCACGTGGGCTATGTGCCCCACGAGATGATCATCGGCATCTCGAAGCTCACCCGCCTCGTCCGCCTGTTCGGCCGGCGGTTCACGGTGCAGGAGCGCATCGGGGTGGAGATCGCCGACACATTGGTCAAGGTACTGGAGCCCCATGGGGTGGCCGTCCACCTCGCCGCCACCCACCTGTGCACCCAGATGCGGGGGGTGAAAGAGGAGCAATCCCGGACGTGGACCTCCTTCTGGCGGGGCAGCTACGAGCGCGACCCCGCCATGCGGGACGAGTTCCTGCGGACCGTGGGGATCAGCGGGCGGTAG
- a CDS encoding LapA family protein, with translation MSSGWEDLSKSRRGSSHSGRGGDPGIPPIGGAPTPSERSSIAKGRGGKAVAAAILVILAIIFVIGNLNRVRVNFIITSGHPRMIWLIVGCLLIGGITGFMLGRPARARRRHEE, from the coding sequence ATGAGTTCGGGCTGGGAGGATCTCTCGAAATCCCGGCGTGGATCGTCGCATTCCGGCCGGGGCGGCGACCCCGGCATCCCGCCCATCGGCGGCGCCCCCACCCCCTCGGAGCGCTCCAGCATCGCCAAGGGCCGGGGCGGCAAGGCGGTGGCGGCAGCCATCCTGGTGATCCTCGCCATCATCTTTGTGATCGGCAACCTCAATCGGGTGCGGGTGAACTTCATCATCACCAGTGGCCACCCGCGCATGATCTGGCTGATTGTGGGCTGCCTGCTCATCGGCGGCATCACCGGGTTCATGCTGGGCAGGCCTGCACGGGCCCGCCGCCGGCATGAGGAATAG